The Engystomops pustulosus chromosome 4, aEngPut4.maternal, whole genome shotgun sequence genome contains a region encoding:
- the POP7 gene encoding ribonuclease P protein subunit p20 isoform X3 — MAEQTSLGDGPPSHRRRPAPRPPRGPNDIYVNTKTDFRAQLSRCRRLLESGDQKELRVHGLGLAIGRAINLALQLQLALPDTLLLSASTSTVELTDDMEPEGGEDGEPGTRNRNNSAIHIRVYRAHEE; from the coding sequence ATGGCTGAGCAGACGTCTCTTGGTGATGGCCCCCCCTCTCATCGCCGTCGCCCGGCACCACGCCCGCCCCGCGGACCCAATGACATCTACGTGAACACTAAGACTGATTTCCGGGCCCAGTTGTCTCGGTGTCGCCGCCTCCTGGAGAGCGGAGACCAGAAGGAGCTGCGGGTGCACGGCCTGGGCCTGGCCATCGGGCGCGCCATTAACCTGGCCCTGCAGCTGCAGCTGGCCCTGCCGgacaccctcctcctctccgccagCACCTCCACCGTGGAGCTCACCGACGACATGGAGCCTGAGGGAGGCGAGGACGGAGAACCGGGCACCCGCAACCGCAACAACTCTGCCATCCACATCCGAGTGTACCGAGCCCACGAGGAGTGA
- the POP7 gene encoding ribonuclease P protein subunit p20 isoform X1: MGAMAEQTSLGDGPPSHRRRPAPRPPRGPNDIYVNTKTDFRAQLSRCRRLLESGDQKELRVHGLGLAIGRAINLALQLQLALPDTLLLSASTSTVELTDDMEPEGGEDGEPGTRNRNNSAIHIRVYRAHEE, from the coding sequence GCCATGGCTGAGCAGACGTCTCTTGGTGATGGCCCCCCCTCTCATCGCCGTCGCCCGGCACCACGCCCGCCCCGCGGACCCAATGACATCTACGTGAACACTAAGACTGATTTCCGGGCCCAGTTGTCTCGGTGTCGCCGCCTCCTGGAGAGCGGAGACCAGAAGGAGCTGCGGGTGCACGGCCTGGGCCTGGCCATCGGGCGCGCCATTAACCTGGCCCTGCAGCTGCAGCTGGCCCTGCCGgacaccctcctcctctccgccagCACCTCCACCGTGGAGCTCACCGACGACATGGAGCCTGAGGGAGGCGAGGACGGAGAACCGGGCACCCGCAACCGCAACAACTCTGCCATCCACATCCGAGTGTACCGAGCCCACGAGGAGTGA
- the POP7 gene encoding ribonuclease P protein subunit p20 isoform X2: MGAMAEQTSLGDGPPSHRRRPAPRPPRGPNDIYVNTKTDFRAQLSRCRRLLESGDQKELRVHGLGLAIGRAINLALQLQLALPDTLLLSASTSTVELTDDMEPEGGEDGEPGTRNRNNSAIHIRVYRAHEE, from the exons atgggg GCCATGGCTGAGCAGACGTCTCTTGGTGATGGCCCCCCCTCTCATCGCCGTCGCCCGGCACCACGCCCGCCCCGCGGACCCAATGACATCTACGTGAACACTAAGACTGATTTCCGGGCCCAGTTGTCTCGGTGTCGCCGCCTCCTGGAGAGCGGAGACCAGAAGGAGCTGCGGGTGCACGGCCTGGGCCTGGCCATCGGGCGCGCCATTAACCTGGCCCTGCAGCTGCAGCTGGCCCTGCCGgacaccctcctcctctccgccagCACCTCCACCGTGGAGCTCACCGACGACATGGAGCCTGAGGGAGGCGAGGACGGAGAACCGGGCACCCGCAACCGCAACAACTCTGCCATCCACATCCGAGTGTACCGAGCCCACGAGGAGTGA